A region of the Lycium barbarum isolate Lr01 chromosome 1, ASM1917538v2, whole genome shotgun sequence genome:
CAGAGAGAGGATAAGAGGAGACTAGCCCCCTGTTTCTCCCACATAAAGGCGCTACAATATAAAGTTTCTACAACACTCGGCTACCTACTAACTTTCTACGTTGATTCTTGACCTTCAAACTTtcttatctagggtcatgtcctcgatAATTTGAAAGTGTGTCATATCCTGTCGAATCACCTCCATGCAGTTCTTCTTCGaactacctctacctctccttaCACTCATTATGGCCAACCTCCCGCACCTCTTCACTGGTACTTACACACACCTTCTCTTCACGTGTTTGAatcatctcagtctcgcttctctCGTCTTGTCCTCCACGGCGAACACTCTCTCCTTGTCCTTGCCCATATTTCTCCTAGTTTGACCACCCATCCATCTGAGTATCCCCATCTTATAtaccttcatcttctgaacatgtgCGTTCTTGATTGACCAACACTCTACCCCATAAAAACAAAGTAGTTCTAACAACCGCTCTATAAAATTTATCTTTAAGCCTTGATGACACATTCTTATCAACCAAAACCCCAGAAGCAGCCTCCACTTCACCTACTCTGCTCCAATACGATGCGCAACATCCTCGTCAATCACTTTATTACATTGCATTATGGACCcaaagtacttgatatttccctTCCTGGGTATAGCTTGTTTATCAATCTTCACCTCCACCTCATGCGCTatgtcactgaacttgcacttcaGATACTCAGTCTTAGTTCTGCGTAATCTAAAACCTTTAGACTTAAGAATCCGTCTCCAAACTTCCAGCCTCTCATTAACTCCTCTTGCGTCTCGTCAATCAATACTATATTATCTGCGAATAACATATACTATGTCACTTCCCTCTGAATATGCTGCGTCAATTCATCTATAATTAGGACGAACAAAAACAGGAGGGCCGAAACATGCTGCAATCCCATCACGATCGGAAAATGTTCTGAGTCTCCTTCCACTGTTTTTACTCTTGTCTTAGCGCCATCATACATATCCTTAATTTGTGGTAACTAATCTTTTATATCAATCACCAAGTAACAGTTGAGTACACAACCAAGCTACATCACAGCTTGCTGTTTATTTCAAAATTGATCAAGCTTCTACCCTTGTACTCTTCTAGTTGTTATCCAAGGAAAACGAAAAACATTAAAAAAACAGCTTTTGGAGAACAGTTCTAAGCTTCATAGATGCTCTACGTCCATATGAGTGTCAAATTatagatttatttttttaaaattaaggtTCACTTACAATTAGTATCATATAAATAGGTAAATGAATTCAAATCTTTTTTATGGAAGATTTTAATTCagtgtttattctattgatttaaaatttagaatataaaataaagataTATATTAAGGTTTTTAATCAATATACAATAGAttcttgtggtccggcccttccccagaCCTCGCGcgtagcgggagcttagtgcacctgttctgtttttttttttccttttcttttcttataaATATAGTTAAACTAAAATAAGAAAGAGGAGAAGATGGGTGTACACTTGTAGTTATATTTGAAGATATATGAGTTAAATTAATGAGAGATAGTTTTGTAAACTCACCAGaaaattttctttgtttttttttgttttgtatttttgttctattttggGTGTTTTAGAATAGAAAGTTATTGAAGAATACAAATGTTGTATTGGCAAGAGAATGAAGAATAGAGGACAGGAACGAATAGGACACAACTATGGAAGATGGAATTAGAGGGGAAGGGTCAAGGAAAAGAAAATGCAAAGAAAAAGGAATATATCGGAAAAATaaggaaaaaggaaaagggtAAAGATCtagaatagaaataaaaaatgaaaaagaaatagtAAAATATATAGGTGGCAGCGCGTGCACAACATGTTATGCTAAAACAATTTCGCTATAGTTTGAGTGTGTTTTTATGTCTTTTcctcatttctaatacaatttgtAAATTGCAAGTTTGTATTTTGAATTTTAGAGCCCGTCTGGTTTAGCTTAAAAAAAGAGGCTTACAAGCTGGTTTGaccaaaaaacagcttataagccaaaaaaaaataagttgggccaccccaacttatttttttggcttattctAAGCaaatttttagcttataagctgctttgcCAAACACCTAAAAAATcaaaaaacagtttataagctggtttgaccacttataagccaatccaaacgggctcttaaactTTGCACATTACAACAAAGTTTCTACTTCAATGAACTAATTAGAAAACAGAAAAATTTCAAAGTACATTTTTTCTGAAAACTGAGATTACATGTTGACATATACTGTCTCTTTGTTTCTTCAATGTTGATTTGAGGAGGAGTTGTTGGAATCGGTGTTTCATCATTGCTTTCGCTTCTTTGGTCAGATCCAATTGACATGATCTCTTCATAAGTTGCGTCCTCTTCTGGTTATTCTTGCATGCTGAACTTTTTTTCTTAGCTCTAGTTGAATATCTGAACAAGATTGCATTTTTTAAACTTTCATCTTACATTGAGGGCTTGTTTGCTACGATGGATAAGGGATACATAATCTTTGGATTAAATTTGAAATGAGTTTATTCCATGTTTTGTTGGGATAAACTTACGGTAcaaactaatcccgggattagttatcctaagattgtagtgttattttattcCTGTGAAAGGATGAAATAACTAATCGCAGCATAAGTAATTTTGGAATAACTTGTTTCCAATCAAACGACCCCTGAGGGTTTGTGGTCTTCGAGTTGCATCCTTCCTTGGCTAAAAACACACTGTGACGCTATGGTTGTAGTTGAAACATTTATCACATTTTGCGCCATTTTTTTAAGAATCAGAATTTATTTTGAGAACTTTTCTTTTCCACCAGTGCAAATTGCCaaaatcattatcattatcataattCTCCACGGGCTGTGCATTAAATAAACTTGAAGCTAGTTTAAGCTAGTACTACAACGTGGCGTATATGTGATTATACTCCAAACATTAAGGCTTAAAACATCTGCTTCTTTTAGGAGTTGAAGCATAAGTAGAGGCACTACAAGACAAAAGATATTtggcaacatttttttttgttgtcatagattgattattgttgcaaaaagtacttttagtaattaaaaaaaaatgttgcatTAACTTTTTCCAATGGCTGTTATTGCAATGACGGGCAATGACTTTTTtttgttgcaaaaagtattttttgcaataataatcaatactatgccaacaaaattaaattgtttggcaacaaaaaagttcatttgccaacaataaaactaagttgttgctaaatattaaattttttattgcCATTTCTATACTTTTTTGTAGTGAGGCCGGATTTAGATGGTGGGGAGGGTGTTCTATATATAGgttaaattttctgtgtttatatacatatattaatttttgaattttctgaataaatgcaaaaggttagctcaaaCGGTCTAGGGTGTTTAAATTTGTCTCTAGCGTCCTAGGTTCAATTCCCAGTGACaccattattttttatatttagcttctGTTGTTCTTTCCGAACACTCTGAGTGAAAATTCTGGATCCGTCACTGCATAAGTAGGGTTTGGAATATTTGGTGTAGCATTTTCAAGTAATTGTTGATTATAATCATACAATTTAGTAGTGTTTGTTATTATGTTAGCCTTAGAAGTTCCCAAACTGGTTGTTCAAACTCTTGCATTTCGAAAAGTCGTAACATATTTCTGTAAATTCTTGTGCAGTAGATAATTTCGTACAAGGATTTAACACAACAACAATTTGAAAAATATGCAGAATGCGGAAAAGATATTGTTTGAATTTTTTCTTGCATTGCTGTCTTATAATTGGACTTATATTACAATCTTGAACTAACACTGCAATATCAGCCGTATTAGGTAAACTATTATTAACATAAAAATAATTGTACCAAAATTTTATCTTGAGCTAAACTATTATCATCCCGTACTAGGGTCAATGTTGAGCGCTGGGCAACAGTTAGAAACAACCAGTGTTTGCAAAAACAAGAAATTTGTAATTCAGTAGTTTACTGAGCACGTGTAGTTTAGccacttttaaattttaatataaATTTATAAGAATATGGCGTAACTTAAAGAACACTTATTAACTTACAAAAAGTGCAAATTCTAGTGAAAAAACGAAGTTCCgactttatttcttattttccacCTTCTACTGAAAATGAAGCAGGTTGAGGATATTTAACTAACTCGGCAAATTGGGAAATTGTACCCCATAAAAGTCCTCAAAATATAATTGTCTTATTAAATTATTCTCATATTATTGAATTCCACCAAAACCTGATGAATGTGATATTTTCAATTAACTGACTTGAGGgttaatagaaaaaaaaaatatcaccaTAATATGCTGAGATAATACATAGGAAGAAATTTACATAAATTAAAGATATTACTCAATCTTTATCTTCTAAATATTAGTTCTTACGTATgtcaaataagaaaaaaaaaattaataatcaaGCTACAACTAATTTTATACATCTGAAATACATATTGAGAAATTTAAAAGGCAAAAGTGAGAGCATGtataaataaaattaataaatcattaacaaaATAAAGCCAAAAGGGATGGTTGGTGTAATCATAAATTGACAGAGAGAAAGATTGACGAACCTAGTGAATTTTTTTTGGCACATGAATTTCCATAATGTCTTTTGATAAGGGATATCCTAGTTTCATTAgatattatataaatatagatagatGAATAGTGATCAAGACTAAAACTCGATCTACAAATTGATAAAAAGGGGTGAGAATTTTACAGgactgtttggaaagccaccaaggtaattggaattggatgtAATTAAACAGTTTGACATGTTTGTCAATTCTAAAAGGGGGGAGGGTGTTGAGAATTAGGCGGAATTACACGGTTATTtcttaatttctttcttttttgtttttattttaatttcttttttatttctatcATTTAACTTCTTTTTAGTTTTACTTTTAAAattgttttaaattttaaaatatatttttctttttacattatttacttttcatattcttttttctcattttccaaCTTTTACTACTTGTGATTTCATGTAATTGCGCGTATTTTTCTATTTCTTAATtactttttctttgttttcttcaTTTAGCGTAACTGCATTATTATTCTACTTTTTGAAACTATGTATATCTCCTAATATTAGAAAAAAAAGGATTCATTAACAACTTGGCATATAGCGAGTGATGACATTAAAGTAAAATTTCTTTGTTGAAATGAGGTTATAAACttatgttttctttttcttttgaattatatctACTTAAGTTATGTTTTAACTTATTTAATGTTATATTGGAATTTGACATGAGAGTATtatgtaataaaaataaaaaaagatcttgaatttgtgttatattttcGATTTCAAATTATTTGCTTCAGtagtattgacttgttatttcacattataTGCTGTTCCTTTTCAATTAGAATTGATAGATTGTTTTATGTCAAACTTTTGAATAATATTATGACATTATAGTTATAATTATTAATTTCTCAGACATGCCGTCCATGACTCTTATAAAAAGTATGCTTTTTGTTTTTATGATTAATTAAAGTAAACTATTATTAATTTgagaaatatatatcaattatttttttacaatattagttacaaatatatgtttATTAATCAATAAATTTTAAGAAACGATATGTATCTTAAATACCtaacttaatatcatttataaatgTATATATTTGTCAAATATTAACTTTTACTTTTGATAATTAATTTCTTACTTTTAAAATCTAATCAAATTGTGTAATTATATTCTTGCAGCCAAAACCATACGCTAGTGATTACACtttaattacgttatgacaaacaaacaggtcttCGTAATTGCAATACTGTGTAATTTCTGCcttagtaattacaccaattccagtTACTAGGTGGCTTTCGGAACAAACCTTACGATAATATACTCATGCAGTTAATATAGAAAATAATTATTAAACTAGAGGTAGATTTTGTTAAAAGATATTTCTAAAAGATTAATAATTATACATTAAATGAATGATAAACTACtacctccgttcacttttacttttacactattctaaaaatagattttcatttttacttgtctacttttgcatatcaagagaaacaatttatttcttttgttttacccttagcattaattactccttcgaatttattttccaaatcctTTAAGAAGtcatgcaccaattaatatgagaaGCATGATAAAATGtgcatttcatttattattttttaaggagTGTGCAAAGTCCATAGTGAACAGGTAAAACTGAATGGAGTACAATTTAGAAATTATTTAATTGATGACAATTGAAACTCAGAAATTTATGTGCATATAAgagaatgagagagagagaggaactTGAATATGTATTATACCTACACGCAACTAAGAGAGATATATGCGTACTTAATTCATGTGATATTAATCTAGCAACCATAAAagtataattaaaataaataaatattggaGGTGGTTTGAGGGGATTGTCAATTGTTCAAAAAAATTACCCTTTCTGTTTCTTTCCTTAAGTTGATAGTGAAAGTATAAAtatgattatttttttaatgCCAGCTAGTATAATCCATATTTACTGGGAGAAGTAATGTCTTCCTAGTCTGCTGAGGTTTCAATTTCTGGTTGGTTTAGGAATAGATTTAATCTCTTTCAGTAGCTATACCTGCTAAGCAagaccccatatatatatatatatatatatatatatatacacacacacacacacaaacacatacTCTTCTATATATTTTGATAAGTACTAAACAAGACCATATTTATCTGCCTTCCTAGTCTGACAAGGTTTCAGTTTCTGCTTGGGTTAGGAATCTATTAGAGGGTTTGCTTCCATTAAAAGGGGAGATGACAAAGCATATGCATACGCAAGTCACAAAGAAGATGAATAAAATTACTACCAAGAGAGAAATCCCTTCTGACATCTCGAAaaggaagaagatgaagaagattACTAGGTGCAGTTCAGTAAACGCTAAAGAAATTCATGCTGATATTGCGTTCGAAGAGCTAACTCGGCTACCCATCAAGACCTTGGACATATTTAAGTGTGTATCGACATCTTGGTGTTCAATGATCCGTCAACCTGAATTCATGAAAGCTCATAGGCCTTGCGGTGGTATACTCATCCATCTTTTGCCCGACTATTCTCGCGTGAAGGGCCTCTATTACGCGTCCCTAAATGGGAGGAATGAAGTGTTCGTTCATCGagtgcgtttgccttattttggTTATAAGGATATTACTCCCGTTATAAATGGCCTTGCTTGCCTTTACACGGGTCATCAAGTTTCACTTTTTAATTTATCTACTCTTGAACTTATGGAGCTTCCCTCCTCAAGTTTACACGGTGAAGGGCTTAGTGTTTGGTATGCTCTCGGTTTTGATACTGTGGATAATATGTACAAATTGCTTAAAGTGAGTAGTACAGTTGCCAATCGACTAGTCTACGAGATCCTCACTCTTGAGACAAGTTCAAGATCGGCATGGAGATGGAGAGAGATCGCTCAGGAAGGTTTGCCTTGGTTTTCCACTGTTACTGATCAAAGTTACTTTGTGAATGGTATAATCTATTGCAAGTTTAGAACTCCGAACTTCCACGAGAATGGGAAACAATATCTTCTTGCCTTTGATGTCCACCAAGAGCATTTCACAATTTTCAACCTACCACGCGTGCCCTCACATGTATTCTTAATATTTGAGTGCAGTTTCATACTATTTGGTCAATTTGAAGGGCGCCTAGCCGTAGCACGTGTTAAGAAGACACAGTTTGACACGGTTTTGGAAATTTGGGCGTTAGAAGATCATCAAAACTCTATATGGAGCAAGCACAATATAGACTTTCCTGATGAACTCCTTAGATACTTTCATGAGGTCAAGCCTGTTGGGAATCTTTCTTCCGGTGAGTTATTGCTTTGCGGTTCAAGTGACTATGGCCAAACGAACCCGTTTTATGTTTATGATCCCGTCAACAAGAAATTTACAAAATTGATGGTTGATCATCCCAACTTACTAGACTCGATAAGTTTATGTAGTACTCACATAACTTTTCTTATGGAGAAGATAACCCCACAGAATGATTTGATCGGGTTAAGAAAGAATGTTTAATTTTTACTTATTGTGGAGATGTCTGATGGCGTTGTGCACTGTAATCAAATGATTAATTATTACTTATTGTGGAGATGTCTGATGGCTCTATACACTGAAATCTAATGTTCTTTTGCATCTTTTATGTTTTAATACGGTGTCTGCCAATTAAGATGGAAATGTTTGTGAATATTAGTTGGCCCTTTGACATTACAATATACTATTTTTTAGTCACATGGTTTTGTGACTCAAATTTCTTGCCGAAATAATATAATTTAGGGTTGCTTATCGGACGGATAATTATGTTTAGCGGTTCGAAATTGTGTTTAACGGTCATCGGTTTTTAAATGTATTCCGCtagccaaccgataagatatAGATTTGTTTGGTATTGAGATATAGATTTGTTTGGTATTGAATTAGCAATTATCGGGTGGTGTATTGGTTAATCAACAAGCTCTACCTTGAGCTCTTCGGTATTAAGAATTAAAAAATTATTAGATCTTCTGCTTCCTTCAGCCTCAACTTAAGCATCTAGTTAAAGAATTGCTAGCAAAATGAAAAGTGCTATTTATGCGCAACAGAGAGAGACATATGCGTACTTAATTCATGTGATATTAAACTAAAAACCgtcaaaaatacaacaacatacccagtaaaatCCACAACGTGGGCACAATCATAAAAGATAGCAGTAGATTTAATAACAAATGCATAAAAGTATTATTCGACTTACAATATTAATGAACTTAAGTTAACATTTATGATAATGTATAACAAAATCTAAGTTTTACTAGTAAAACACACCaacgaaaaaaataaaatactatATATAATGTAAAAAAGTATTACGTAGATGGGGAATTAAAATAGTCAAGGACAAAATAAACATTGCATATATGAGGgggaaataataataattaaaataaataaatattggaGGTGGTTTGAGGGGATTGTCAATTGTTCAAAAAAATTACCCTTTCTGTTTCTTTCCTTAAGTTGATAGTGAAAGTATAAAtatgattatttttttaatgCCAGCTAGTCTAATCCATATTTACTGGGAGAAGTAATGTCTTCCTAGTCTGCTGAGGTGAGGTTTCAATTTCTGGTTGGTTTAGGAATAGATTTAATCTCTTTCAGTAGCTATACCTGCTAAGCAagaccccatatatatatatatatatatatatatatacacacacaaacacacactcTTCTATATATTTTGATAAGTACTAAACAAGGCCATATTTATCGCCATACATAATGCCTTCCTAGTCTGACAAGGTTTCAGTTTCTGCTTGGGTTAGGAATCTATCAAAGGGTTTGCTTCCATTAAAAGGGGAGATGACAAAGCATATGCATACGCAAGTCACAAAGAAGATGAATAAAACTACTATCAAGAAAGAAATCCCTTCTGACATCTTGAAAGAGAAGAAGATGATTAAATTACTATCAAGAGAGAAATCCCTTCTGACATCTCGAAaaggaagaagatgaagaagattACCAGGTGCAGTTCAGTAAACGCTAAAGAAATTCATTCTGATATTGCGTTCGAAGTGCTAACTCGGCTACCCATCAAGGCCTTGGACAGATTTAAGTGTGTATCGACATCTTGGTCTTCAATGATCTGTCAACCTGAATTCATGAATGCTCATAGGCCTTGCGGTGGTATGCTCATCCATCTTTTGCCCGACTATTCTCGCTTGAAGGGCCTCTATTACGCGTCCCTAAATGGGAAGAATGAAGTGTTCATTCATCGAGCGCGTTTGCCTTATTTTGGTTATAAGGATATTACCCCCGTTATAAATGGCCTTGCTTGCCTTCACACGGGTCATCAAGTTTCACTTTTTAATATATCTACTCTTGAACTTATGGAGCTTCCCTACTCAAGTTTACGCGGTGAAGGGCTTAGTGTTTGGTATGCTCTCGGTTTTGATATTGTGGATAATCTGTACAAATTGCTTAAAGTG
Encoded here:
- the LOC132631075 gene encoding F-box protein At5g18160-like, which translates into the protein MTKHMHTQVTKKMNKITTKREIPSDISKRKKMKKITRCSSVNAKEIHADIAFEELTRLPIKTLDIFKCVSTSWCSMIRQPEFMKAHRPCGGILIHLLPDYSRVKGLYYASLNGRNEVFVHRVRLPYFGYKDITPVINGLACLYTGHQVSLFNLSTLELMELPSSSLHGEGLSVWYALGFDTVDNMYKLLKVSSTVANRLVYEILTLETSSRSAWRWREIAQEGLPWFSTVTDQSYFVNGIIYCKFRTPNFHENGKQYLLAFDVHQEHFTIFNLPRVPSHVFLIFECSFILFGQFEGRLAVARVKKTQFDTVLEIWALEDHQNSIWSKHNIDFPDELLRYFHEVKPVGNLSSGELLLCGSSDYGQTNPFYVYDPVNKKFTKLMVDHPNLLDSISLCSTHITFLMEKITPQNDLIGLRKNV